One Engystomops pustulosus chromosome 7, aEngPut4.maternal, whole genome shotgun sequence DNA window includes the following coding sequences:
- the LOC140068681 gene encoding uncharacterized protein isoform X1 translates to MKVWIALVLSTYIQGLITHGNTPDLSLVDFVEKGKNINISCIATKTYSNIQWYKEKEDGGLAAVSRSGCQTPSGKYIIHCDKSVPTMEITNVTKSDSGVYYCAHSGLDKTFHLTRTVIVTDHNPMNPKLTILSSVEDHPNNSETTVFLCVALDWTREWDLIQWTMNDTKQDGWITLDPDGSLQSLLVIQRSTQYAAVSCYIKKTRTNEIIHSNFTLGTMANMIDVSGEKSSKDCYIVLYVGLPIIITIILIHLIIILIRKRTLVKDTPPPATTPQEHRVRSSPQDESVIYSAVKS, encoded by the exons ATGAAGGTCTGGATCGCTCTGGTCTTATCTACCTATATACAAG GTTTAATTACACATGGAAATACTCCAGATCTTTCACTTGTAGATTTTGTTGAAAAGGGCAAGAACATCAACATCTCATGTATCGCTACTAAGACCTATAGTAACATACAGTGGTACAAAGAGAAGGAGGATGGTGGATTAGCCGCGGTGTCACGGAGTGGATGTCAAACACCAAGCGGTAAATATATTATCCACTGTGATAAGTCTGTGCCAACCATGGAGATCACAAATGTCACCAAGTCTGACTCCGGGGTGTATTACTGTGCGCACTCTGGACTGGACAAAACCTTTCACCTAACCCGCACAGTAATTGTTACAG ATCATAATCCAATGAATCCAAAATTGACAATACTTTCATCAGTAGAAGATCATCCAAACAACTCGGAGACAACTGTCTTTCTGTGTGTTGCTCTTGACTGGACAAGGGAATGGGATTTGATTCAATGGACCATGAATGATACCAAGCAAGATGGATGGATCACCCTGGATCCTGATGGGAGTTTACAGAGCTTATTAGTCATACAAAGATCTACTCAATATGCAGCAGTATCCTGTTACATCAAAAAGACCAGAACTAATGAAATAATTCACTCAAACTTCACATTGGGAACTATGGCGAACATGATTGATG TTTCAGGTGAGAAGTCCTCCAAAGACTGCTATATTGTCCTGTATGTGGGACtacccatcatcatcactatcatccttattcatctcattatcattttaATCAGAAAAAGAACTTTGGTGAAAGATACCCCTCCTCCAGCCACTACTCCCCAGG AGCATCGCGTGAGATCAAGTCCTCAGGATGAGTCG GTGATTTACTCAGCAGTCAAATCATGA
- the LOC140068681 gene encoding uncharacterized protein isoform X2 translates to MKVWIALVLSTYIQGLITHGNTPDLSLVDFVEKGKNINISCIATKTYSNIQWYKEKEDGGLAAVSRSGCQTPSDHNPMNPKLTILSSVEDHPNNSETTVFLCVALDWTREWDLIQWTMNDTKQDGWITLDPDGSLQSLLVIQRSTQYAAVSCYIKKTRTNEIIHSNFTLGTMANMIDVSGEKSSKDCYIVLYVGLPIIITIILIHLIIILIRKRTLVKDTPPPATTPQEHRVRSSPQDESVIYSAVKS, encoded by the exons ATGAAGGTCTGGATCGCTCTGGTCTTATCTACCTATATACAAG GTTTAATTACACATGGAAATACTCCAGATCTTTCACTTGTAGATTTTGTTGAAAAGGGCAAGAACATCAACATCTCATGTATCGCTACTAAGACCTATAGTAACATACAGTGGTACAAAGAGAAGGAGGATGGTGGATTAGCCGCGGTGTCACGGAGTGGATGTCAAACACCAAGCG ATCATAATCCAATGAATCCAAAATTGACAATACTTTCATCAGTAGAAGATCATCCAAACAACTCGGAGACAACTGTCTTTCTGTGTGTTGCTCTTGACTGGACAAGGGAATGGGATTTGATTCAATGGACCATGAATGATACCAAGCAAGATGGATGGATCACCCTGGATCCTGATGGGAGTTTACAGAGCTTATTAGTCATACAAAGATCTACTCAATATGCAGCAGTATCCTGTTACATCAAAAAGACCAGAACTAATGAAATAATTCACTCAAACTTCACATTGGGAACTATGGCGAACATGATTGATG TTTCAGGTGAGAAGTCCTCCAAAGACTGCTATATTGTCCTGTATGTGGGACtacccatcatcatcactatcatccttattcatctcattatcattttaATCAGAAAAAGAACTTTGGTGAAAGATACCCCTCCTCCAGCCACTACTCCCCAGG AGCATCGCGTGAGATCAAGTCCTCAGGATGAGTCG GTGATTTACTCAGCAGTCAAATCATGA